In Desulfovibrio sp. Fe33, the DNA window GACCATGGTCTGAATGGCTTCCTTCACGACGCCCAGTTCGGCGGCGAAGTGTCCCTCCGGCTCGGCGTCGATGTCGCCGTCGGCCACGGACTTGGCGTAGGTGCGGATGCGGAAGAGCGGTCCGACGATGATGAGCTTGACCAGGAACCAGACCAGGATGCCCACGGCCAGAAGTACGGCTGTGGTTTCCAGGGCGGCGTACAGCTCGGATGTGAACACGCTGGCGTTGACCTGGTCCAAGGAGGTGATGATCTCGAACGCGCCGTGGATTTCGCCTTCCTTCCAGCCTTCCTTGATGCCGCCGACTGGATCGCGGTCGCCTCTGGCGTCGCCGTGGCAGTACAGGCATTCCTTGGTCAGGCGGATGGGCCGGAAGTAACGTATTTCGTTGTTTTCAATGAGAATTTTTTCATCGAGGTTCTTGGCCTTGAGCTCGGCCAGCACCTTTTCCTCGATGGGGGTGGGTTTGTTAACCGGATTGCGAGGGGCCACTTTGGGAACCCGGAAATTGTAGTCGAGTTCCTTGGCCTTCTGCTTGGCGATGTTGATGGCCGTGATGACCGGGATGGATTCGAGGAGCTTTTCCCGGGTGTCGAGTTGGTCGAAGGGGACCATGATGCCCATGTTCAGCTTTTTGGCCATCTCGTTGCGGGCGGCCTCGGCCATGAGAATGAGCGCCCGGCTTTGCTGGACAATGCCGTTTTCGGCGTCGTTGCGAATCTGGATGGCCTGGTGGATGGACAGTACGGTTGCGACGATGACCGGTCCGAGCAGGGCCAGGGCCAGCACTTTCAACTTCAAGCTCAAATTGGCGAACATGGAATCCTCAACGTCTTTGAATGTATTGACAAGAACAGTATCGGCTATTTTGCGCATTACTATACGGAACCCGCTTCATTTTCGTGAAAAAATGCAAAGGTCCGTTTCCTTGCGCCCGAAGGCTTGGTCCGTCGTTGAGGCAGGACCACGGGAGTAGCCCGACTGCCGTCGGTTTCAGCCGTCCCGTGTGCTGGGGCGCGGAGCACAGGCCGCGTCCTCGCATGTAGTCGAAACACCATCGATTGTCCATTGAGAGGCAAGGCTGTCGAGCGTCGGTATTTTGAGGCGGAGGGCGGAAGAAGATGGAGGCAAATGAAAAGGGTCGCAACCTGTCGGTCGCGACCCTTGTACTAGCATGGTGCCGAAGAGAAGACTCGAACTTCCACGGGAATACTCCCACTAGACCCTGAACCTAGCGTGTCTACCAATTCCACCACTTCGGCACGTTCAGGAAGAGTCTGTTTATAAGAGAAAAGTTTCGTTTGCAAGCTTTATTTCAATCTTTTTTTGAGAGAAGGTGCTGGCCGAGGGCGGAGGTGGGTTGTATTGTCACGATTTTAGGTGTTCGCGTGATCGACTTGTCCGCAATGCGGAAATGTCCGTACCAAAGAGGCGAGATCCCGTACTGTCCGAAACACTAAAAAACACTAGTTCAGGAGTCGTCATGAAACGCATTTGCTCATTGGTGCTGGCTTTGTGTCTCCTCGTTCCCTCGGGAGCCTCCGCCGCGGACCTGCTTATCGCCCAGGCGGCCAACTTCACGCCGGTAATGAAGGAGATCATTCCCGCCTTCGAGAAGGCCACCGGGCTGACCGCCCAGGCCACCTACGCCTCCACCGGCAAGTTGTACGGCCAGATCGTCAATGACGCTCCGTTCGACATCTTCCTGGCTGCCGACGAGAAACGCCCCGACAAGCTGTACGCCGACGGCCTGGCCGAGAAACCCTTCATCTACGCCATGGGACAGGTGGTCCTGTGGTCCGCCAACAAGGATTTCTGCGGCGAGGATTGGAAGGCCACGGTGCTCAACCCGGCGGTCAAGCGTGTTGCCATCGCCAACACCGAAACCGCGCCCTACGGCACATCGGCCATGAAGGCCATGCAGAAAGCTGGCGCCTGGGACGAGGTGCAGCCCAAGCTCGTCTTCGGCCAGTCCATTTCCCAGACTTTCCAATTCGCTTCCACCGGCTCGGCCGACGTGGGCTTCTGCGCCTACTCCTCTGTTTTCACCGACGAAGGACGGAAGGGTTGTTTCGTGGTGGTGGACCAGGCTCCGCCGGTCATTCAGGCCGGTTGCGTGCTGAAGTCCGCTCCGCATCCCGACGCGGCGGCCCAGTTTGTTGACTTCCTGTCCTCTCCCGAGGTGCAGGCGATGAAGCTCAAGTACGGATACAAGTAGCCCATGGATTGGACTCCGCTGATTCTTTCGGCCAAGCTGGCCTTCTGGACCATGTTGCTCATTCCCGTGGCGGCCTCCCCGTTGGCCAGTCTTCTGGCCTTCGGGAGGTTCAGGGGTAAAAGCCTGCTCGACGCCGTGATTACCCTGCCCATGGTCATGCCGCCCACGGTGCTTGGCTTCGCCCTGCTCGTGGTCATGGGGCCGCGCGGGTTCATGGGCGGCGTTTGGGAGGATCTGACAGGAAACCGGCTGGTCTTCAGTTTCGCGGGCATTCTGATGGCGTCGCTCGTCTTTAATCTGCCGTTCGCCGTCCAGCCGTTGCGCGCATCGCTGGAAAAGCTCGATCCGAGGCTGCTCGAAAGCGCGGCCGTGCTCGGGCTGTCGCCGTTGTCCGCCTTTTTCCGCATTGTGCTGCCGAACTGCCTGGGCGGCCTTGCCGCCGCTTCCATCCTGGTGTTTGCGCACAGCCTGGGCGAGTTCGGGGTCATTCTCATGGTGGGCGGCAGCATTCCCGGGCAGACCCAGGTAGCCTCGGTGGCGATCTTCGAGGCCGTCGAGGCGTTGCGCTTCGATGACGCCTTCCGCATGTCGGCGGCCCTGATTCCCGTCTGCTTCGTGGTGCTTCTGATAATAAACAAGATCAATGCGAGGCGTTCCTGATGCTCGATGTCGCAATGACCAAACGGCTGAAACATTTTGATCTCGATCTGGCTTTTTCCTGCGCCCCGGGCGAGTTGACCGCGGTTATAGGCCCGTCGGGCGCGGGCAAGACAACGCTGGTCCGTCTTCTGGCCGGACTGGAGAAGCCCGATTCGGGAAAGATTGCCTTCGGAGAAGAGGTCTGGGCCGATGCGGCAAAGCGGGTTTTTGTGCCCGCCCGGAAGCGCGGCCTGAGTCTGGTCTTTCAGGATTACACTCTGTTTCCGCATCTGACCATTCGCAAGAACGTCGCCTTTGCCGCGTCCGATGAAGACAGGGTGGACGAACTCATGTCCATGTTCGGCATCAGGCATCTGGCATCATGTCGGCCGTCGGCCATTTCCGGCGGCGAGCGTCAGCGGGCGGCCTTTTGCCAGGCCCTCGCCCGGGACCCTGTGCTGCTTCTGCTGGATGAGCCGTTTTCAGCCCTGGATGTGGCCAACCGGCGGAATCTGCGCAGTTGTCTCAAGGAGCTCAAAAGCGAGTTGAACATACCCATCCTGCATGTGACCCATGACCTGGACGAGGCCCTCTTCCTGGGCGACACCGTCATGGCTGTGGAAAACGGGAAGATCGCTCCCGATTGGCTCAAGGAGCAGCAGGCCATCCAGCGGCATCTGGCCGTGTCCGGTTTGTCCAGGGCCGGAGTCGGGTCCTCGGTTTGCGCAGATGAGCCGTCGCCGGAGAAACACGCGCTTCTCGGCTGCGGGTAGGTTGCGGGGCTGATGATCGCGCCGAAGGACGCGCGGTCCCGGCCTGGACGGGCGGGACGCGCTCAGTCGGCGCGCAGGGTGATTTTGAGCAGTTCTCCCGGATTCCAAAGACGCATACGCGCACCCCATACGCCCGCTCCCCGGGTGACGATGAACGTCATGGGGCCGATTTCAAACCTTCCCTCCACCAGCGGAAAACTCAGTCTCACAACATAGTTGAAGGGCCATATCTGGCCGCCGTGGGTATGTCCGGCAAGCATCAGTCCGGTCCCGAGGGACGCGGCCTCCTCGTAGCGCAGCGGCGTGTGGGAGAGCAGGATTGTGGCCCCGGCCGGGCGGTCGGCCAGGGCTTCGGCCACCGGGTCGTTGGTCGCTTGGCTGCCCTGGTGGGTGCTCAGGTCTTCGACTCCGGCCACCACCAGTCCGGGCGCGGGTGAATCCCATCTGTTCACCAGAACCGTGAACCCGGCGTCGTGAAACAGCCGCAGGGCCTTTTCCGGAAAACCGTGATTCTCGTGGTTGCCCGGCACGGCATAGACGCCGAGCGGAGCGCGCAGGGTGCTCAGGGCGGGCAGGAGCGCGTTCAACTGCCGGGAATGTCCCTCAACGATGTCGCCGAGGAGCAGGATTATGTCCGGCTTGAGGGTCATGATCTGGTCCGCGCGCGTCTTGAGCCAATCCGGACCGAGCTGGGTGCCTGCGTGGAGGTCAGAAACGGCGGCGACGGTGATTCCGTCCAACTCGTCCGGCAGGCCCGGCAGGGCGACCTCATATTCAGTGATGATGGGCGCGCGCATTCCCTGGACCAGGGCCGCGCCCGACAGGACCAGGGCCAGGGCGAAGGCCGCACGGCGAAGTCTGGGGGCGGCTGCGGGCAGGAACCGGCCGAAGAAGGTGGCGGCGTCCACAACGGCCAGCAGGGCGGCGGCCAGGAAAAGGGTGATGAGCAGGCTGAGCCCGACGCTTTCGAGAATGATGGACCATTGGCCGAAGTTGGCTCTGCCCACGTATCGGGCGACCATGATGAACAGCCAGGCGCACAGGCCGAGGACCATGCGGGTTCTGCATGTCAGGGAGCCCAGGAAGGGCAGTCCGTCCATGCGCCGGAAGACATAGGCGGTCATGATCGCTGCCGCGCCCAGAAGATACGTGCTGAACATCGCGTTTCTCTAGCAGGTCCGATTCTGAAAGGCCAGGCAGCCCGCGCCTGGAGATTGCCGTCTGTTCAGTGGATTACCGCCCCCCGCCCCGTCCCCCGATCGCGTCTTTGGCGCTTGTTTTGGTTTGCGGAAGGGCAATGCAAAGTCGAAGTGACAATGACGCTTGCGAAACTGCAAAGTCGTGTTTGCATATTCTGTCGTGACGTTTTGTAGTAATATTGTTATTTCAGTATGTTGCTGCGTATTGAGAAAGTGGCCCGGCATTTGCTCATTGGAGAAAGCGAATTGGTTCCATCGGATCGTCCGGGGGGACGGTTCGACTGAAGAGTAACTGCTTTATTGAGGAGTTTTAGTAAATGGCTGATAACGCTGTCCAACAGAACGCCGAGGTGGTCGTCGACAAGGCGACCA includes these proteins:
- a CDS encoding ATP-binding cassette domain-containing protein, translating into MLDVAMTKRLKHFDLDLAFSCAPGELTAVIGPSGAGKTTLVRLLAGLEKPDSGKIAFGEEVWADAAKRVFVPARKRGLSLVFQDYTLFPHLTIRKNVAFAASDEDRVDELMSMFGIRHLASCRPSAISGGERQRAAFCQALARDPVLLLLDEPFSALDVANRRNLRSCLKELKSELNIPILHVTHDLDEALFLGDTVMAVENGKIAPDWLKEQQAIQRHLAVSGLSRAGVGSSVCADEPSPEKHALLGCG
- the modA gene encoding molybdate ABC transporter substrate-binding protein, producing MKRICSLVLALCLLVPSGASAADLLIAQAANFTPVMKEIIPAFEKATGLTAQATYASTGKLYGQIVNDAPFDIFLAADEKRPDKLYADGLAEKPFIYAMGQVVLWSANKDFCGEDWKATVLNPAVKRVAIANTETAPYGTSAMKAMQKAGAWDEVQPKLVFGQSISQTFQFASTGSADVGFCAYSSVFTDEGRKGCFVVVDQAPPVIQAGCVLKSAPHPDAAAQFVDFLSSPEVQAMKLKYGYK
- the modB gene encoding molybdate ABC transporter permease subunit, encoding MDWTPLILSAKLAFWTMLLIPVAASPLASLLAFGRFRGKSLLDAVITLPMVMPPTVLGFALLVVMGPRGFMGGVWEDLTGNRLVFSFAGILMASLVFNLPFAVQPLRASLEKLDPRLLESAAVLGLSPLSAFFRIVLPNCLGGLAAASILVFAHSLGEFGVILMVGGSIPGQTQVASVAIFEAVEALRFDDAFRMSAALIPVCFVVLLIINKINARRS
- a CDS encoding metallophosphoesterase — translated: MFSTYLLGAAAIMTAYVFRRMDGLPFLGSLTCRTRMVLGLCAWLFIMVARYVGRANFGQWSIILESVGLSLLITLFLAAALLAVVDAATFFGRFLPAAAPRLRRAAFALALVLSGAALVQGMRAPIITEYEVALPGLPDELDGITVAAVSDLHAGTQLGPDWLKTRADQIMTLKPDIILLLGDIVEGHSRQLNALLPALSTLRAPLGVYAVPGNHENHGFPEKALRLFHDAGFTVLVNRWDSPAPGLVVAGVEDLSTHQGSQATNDPVAEALADRPAGATILLSHTPLRYEEAASLGTGLMLAGHTHGGQIWPFNYVVRLSFPLVEGRFEIGPMTFIVTRGAGVWGARMRLWNPGELLKITLRAD